One window of Athalia rosae chromosome 4, iyAthRosa1.1, whole genome shotgun sequence genomic DNA carries:
- the LOC125500713 gene encoding venom serine protease inhibitor-like, with protein sequence MEREFLAIFTLLISGAAAHYSLNYCGPNTMVTPCGNLCEPYCGQLKPVKYCSPICQKNGCVCKPGYKRRDPNGPCIPEFWCETAAETWDWVEEPYHPPPLPPARSS encoded by the exons ATGGAACGCGAATTTCTAGCGATTTTCACGCTCTTGATATCGGGCGCTGCTGCAC ATTATAGCCTGAACTATTGCGGTCCGAACACGATGGTTACCCCCTGCGGAAATTTGTGCGAACCTTATTGCGGTCAACTCAAACCGGTCAAGTACTGTTCCCCA ATTTGTCAGAAGAACGGATGCGTCTGTAAACCGGGTTACAAAAGACGGGATCCCAATGGTCCTTGCATCCCAGAATTTTGGTGCGAAACTGCAGCTGAGACATGGGACTGGGTAGAAGAGCCTTATCATCCGCCTCCTCTACCTCCTGCGCGTAGTTCTTAA